One segment of Macrotis lagotis isolate mMagLag1 chromosome 1, bilby.v1.9.chrom.fasta, whole genome shotgun sequence DNA contains the following:
- the LOC141489043 gene encoding olfactory receptor 51D1-like encodes MVIVNDTLIHPAAFLLVGIPGVGSKIHFWMAFPLCFMYVLATLGNLTIVLIIRADQTLHEPMYLFLAMLSTTDMVLSSVTMPKMANLFFTGRQEIEFNLCLTQMFLIHALSAMESAVLLAMAFDRFVAICHPLRHASVLTAPVVGKIGLAALTRGFVFFFPLPFILKRLSYCRSNTVTHSFCLHQDIMKLSCTDTTVNVVYGLFIILSVMGVDSLFIGFSYILILQAVLGLSSRGAAFKAFNTCISHLCAVLVFYVPLIGLSVVHRLGGPTSLVHVVMANVYLLLPPVVNPIVYGAKTKQIRVRILHVFQRDAG; translated from the coding sequence ATGGTGATAGTAAATGATACACTGATCCACCCAGCAGCCTTCCTTCTAGTTGGTATCCCAGGAGTAGGATCAAAAATTCACTTCTGGATGGCCTTCCCACTCTGTTTTATGTATGTCTTGGCCACATTGGGCAACCTCACCATTGTCCTTATCATCCGTGCTGATCAGACCCTTCATGAGCCCATGTATCTATTTCTGGCAATGCTTTCCACCACTGATATGGTCCTTTCTTCTGTTACTATGCCCAAGATGGCCAACCTCTTCTTCACAGGAAGACAAGAGATAGAGTTCAACCTCTGTCTGACTCAAATGTTCCTTATCCATGCATTGTCAGCCATGGAATCAGCTGTACTCTTGGCCATGGCCTTTGATCGCTTTGTGGCTATCTGCCATCCTCTGCGCCATGCTTCAGTACTTACAGCACCtgttgttgggaaaattggactGGCAGCTCTCACCCGTGGTTTTGTGTTCTTTTTCCCCTTACCCTTCATCCTGAAGAGACTGTCTTACTGCCGCAGCAATACAGTCACTCATTCCTTCTGTCTTCACCAGGACATCATGAAGTTATCATGCACAGATACCACAGTCAATGTTGTCTATGGGCTCTTCATCATTCTTTCTGTCATGGGAGTTGACTCACTTTTCATTGGTTTCTCCTATATTCTAATCCTACAGGCTGTCCTGGGGCTATCTTCCCGGGGAGCTGCCTTCAAGGCCTTCAACACCtgcatctcccatctctgtgcaGTCCTAGTATTCTATGTGCCCCTCATTGGCCTATCTGTGGTGCATCGGTTAGGTGGCCCCACCTCACTGGTTCATGTGGTCATGGCCAATGTTTACCTCCTACTACCCCCTGTTGTCAACCCCATTGTCTATGGagccaaaacaaaacagatcAGGGTTAGAATTCTCCATGTGTTCCAACGTGATGCTGGATAA